One Alnus glutinosa chromosome 3, dhAlnGlut1.1, whole genome shotgun sequence genomic region harbors:
- the LOC133863262 gene encoding zinc finger BED domain-containing protein RICESLEEPER 1-like: MSLDGRKGLRQDVPTRWNSTFLMLESAVYYRRAFCHLELIDSNFKNCPSVLEWEKVDSIRTFLACFYHATCDFSGTKYPIANLYFPAVFMIYVTLKQHKESGDEYKRLMANRMLSKFEKYWSEFSIVLAIAVILDPRFKLHFIDFCYKKLYGESSSREFLLVHAKLFSLFMEYNGMSPITSSNIAVEKPEFDKFERDDVGIQKTQMELYLDEPRLDRNAKLDILAFWKEMNFVILM; encoded by the exons ATGTCTTTGGATGGTAGAAAAGGGTTGAGACaagatgttccaactagatggaattccACCTTTCTAATGCTTGAGAGTGCTGTTTATTATCGGCGTGCTTTTTGTCATTTAGAGTTGATTGATTCTAACTTTAAGAATTGCCCTAGTGTACTTGAGTGGGAAAAGGTGGATAGTATTAGAACTTTCTTGGCTTGTTTTTATCATGCTACTTGTGACTTTTCTGGAACTAAGTATCCCATAGCCAACTTGTATTTTCCAGCAGTTTTCATGATCTATGTGACCTTGAAGCAACATAAAGAGAGTGGAGATgaatataagagattaatggcAAATCGAATGCTCTCTAagtttgagaaatattggtcagaattcaGTATAGTGTTAGCCATTGCAGTTATCTTGGATCCTCGTTTCAAGCTTCATTTTATAGATTTCTGCTATAAGAAGCTTTATGGAGAGAGTAGTTCTAGAGAGTttttgcttgttcatgctaaattattctctctttttatggAATATAATGGTATGTCTCCTATAACTTCAAGCAACATAGCTGTTGAAAAACCT GAGTTTGATAAATTTGAAAGGGATGATGTTGGTATACAAAAGACTCAAATggaactttatttggatgaacctaGGCTGGATAGGAATGCGAAATTGGACATTCTTGCattttggaaggaaatgaatttcgttatcctGATGTAG